From Melitaea cinxia chromosome 16, ilMelCinx1.1, whole genome shotgun sequence, a single genomic window includes:
- the LOC123661043 gene encoding chymotrypsin-1-like produces MSIFFDHTNTLSRIVGGEPAGLVPYVVALVYGADVRNLICGASLVTTRHVLTAAHCIEAVLFPDGSLISTLRGYVGTNRYDSGGTPYNLTEGIIHPNYDDELLKSDIGFLVTSSDVELTDSVSLIALTFRFINAGVRTSVTGWGSTGTGLPLSKELLQLNAIVVDGNECVTLVKERSSELDIDYVPPVDPALEICTYTNDRAGTCNGDSGSALVDRSTGEQIGTVSWGIPCAQGAPDMFARVSAFREWIEETIA; encoded by the exons ATGTCGATATTTTTCGATCACACGAATACCTTATCCCGTATTGTCGGCGGTGAACCTGCCGGCCTCGTTCCCTACGTGGTAGCTCTAGTCTACGGCGCCGATGTCAGGAACCTTATCTGCGGCGCCTCCCTGGTCACCACAAGACACGTCTTAACTGCCGCTCACTGCATCGAAGCTGTGCTCTTCCCTGACGGGAGTCTAATCAG CACTCTTCGTGGTTACGTTGGCACAAACAGATATGACAGCGGTGGTACTCCGTACAATTTGACGGAGGGTATCATTCATCCCAACTACGACGATGAATTACTTAAAAGTGACATCGGCTTCCTAGTTACTTCATCTGACGTTGAATTGACTGACAGTGTGTCCCTCATAGCTCTGACCTTCAGATTTATTAATGCTGGCGTCAGAACCAGTGTCACAGGATGGGGAAGCACAGGA ACGGGTCTTCCTTTGTCAAAAGAACTCCTGCAATTGAACGCCATTGTCGTAGATGGAAACGAATGTGTCACTCTTGTCAAAGAACGGTCTAGTGAATTGGATATAGATTATGTTCCACCTGTTGATCCTGCATTAGAAATCTGTACCTACACGAACGACAGAGCTGGAACTTGCAAC GGCGACTCAGGCAGTGCGCTGGTGGACCGCAGCACCGGCGAGCAAATCGGTACAGTGTCCTGGGGCATACCGTGCGCGCAAGGCGCTCCCGACATGTTCGCACGTGTCAGCGCTTTCCGCGAATGGATTGAAGAAACCATCGCCTAA
- the LOC123661075 gene encoding chymotrypsin-2-like, whose protein sequence is MSFKSGFLLIALLAGSYAFPAENDMSIFFDHTDSSSRIVGGTTAGRVPYMVALTTGAMVRNLLCGGSLVTSRHVLTAAHCIAGGNFVSSLRGHVNTNRFASGGTSYSFSSRIIHHGYNANTIKNDIGLLVTSSNVALSSSVSLAPVNFNFVGAGVPTTVTGWGRTRSGGSLSQVLLQLSATVVDGNVCRTRVAQRAQEISLRNVPPVNPDVEICTFHSNGRGTCNGDSGSPLMRADRNQQIGVVSWGLPCARNAPDMFVRLSAFRSWFEQNTR, encoded by the exons ATGTCCTTCAAATCTGGCTTCCTGTTAATTGCGCTCCTAGCGGGGAGCTATG CATTTCCAGCTGAAAATGACATGTCGATCTTTTTCGACCACACGGATTCCTCATCCCGTATCGTTGGAGGGACGACCGCCGGTCGAGTTCCCTATATGGTAGCGTTGACCACAGGTGCGATGGTGAGAAACTTGCTTTGTGGCGGCTCCTTGGTAACTTCCAGACACGTCTTGACTGCCGCCCATTGCATCGCGGGCGGTAACTTTGTCAG CTCTCTTCGAGGCCACGTTAACACCAACCGCTTCGCCAGCGGTGGTACTTCATACTCGTTCTCTAGCCGCATCATTCATCACGGCTACAATgcaaatactattaaaaatgaCATCGGTCTCCTAGTCACTTCTTCCAACGTAGCGTTGTCGAGCTCAGTGTCCCTAGCACCTGTGAACTTCAACTTTGTCGGTGCTGGCGTCCCAACCACTGTCACCGGATGGGGAAGAACTAGG AGTGGTGGTTCTCTATCTCAAGTCCTTTTACAACTGAGCGCCACCGTCGTCGATGGAAACGTTTGCAGGACTCGTGTCGCACAACGCGCTCAAGAAATCTCCCTTAGGAATGTACCGCCTGTCAACCCTGACGTAGAAATCTGTACCTTCCACTCCAACGGCCGCGGAACGTGCAAT GGTGACTCCGGCAGTCCGCTGATGCGCGCCGACCGCAACCAGCAGATCGGAGTCGTGTCCTGGGGTCTGCCGTGTGCGCGCAACGCTCCCGACATGTTCGTACGTCTCAGCGCATTCCGTTCATGGTTCGAACAAAACACGCGATAG